Proteins encoded in a region of the Flavobacteriaceae bacterium HL-DH10 genome:
- a CDS encoding glycoside hydrolase family 31 protein, with amino-acid sequence MKKKFSLLLILVFAFNFLVKAQEDEQTLNVINTQINNINVTIEFYTPEIVRVLKSPIGNDFEKKSHSVIKTPENLNLSLLENVNEVIISSLKLAVHINKKTGSVSFVSSDQKPLLVEKDYGVQFTSIKDVDEDSYVVRQSYVLDKNEEVYGLGQFQDGNMSQRNQKLHLLQEILITAVPVLQSSKGYGVFWDNYSPTDFSDSVFETSFESRVGDCVDYYFMYGGNADGVVKHIRDLTGQAPMFPYWTYGYWQSKERYVSQDEAVGVVKKYRELGVPIDGLIQDWQYWGDNYHWNGMEFLNPEFPNPKKMIDELHNLNAHVIFSIWSSFGPETKPFKELNEKGLLFDFKTWPLTDKNTWPQPKDAKSSGVKVYDAYNPNARDIYWKYLNKGIFSLGNDGWWMDSTEPDHFEREDKDYDEQTYLGSLRKYRNLYPLKTVGGVYDHQRATSEDKRVFILTRSAFAGQQRYGANSWSGDVTASWPLFKNQIAAGLNFSLTGIPYWNTDIGGFFLSHYPERNNNEAYKELYVRWLQYGTFCPMMRSHGTDGPREIYQFGDKGTWAYDAIEKFINLRYRLLPYIYSTSWDVTANSSSMIRALVMDFADDKNALDINDEYMFGKSLLVCPVTDPMYVEVEKKGSHYIGVTEDFSVIKSRAVYLPENTKWIDFWTGKTYDGGQTIQAKAAIDVMPLYVKVGSVLPMGPFVQYANEKNSTPIEIRIYPGADGEFTLYDDEKDNYNYEKGLFSTIKFSWNDETKSLTIGKREGAFPKMIKKCQFNIIVVDDNNGNGMETIPKAKTKTIIYKGKELVLKMN; translated from the coding sequence ATGAAGAAAAAGTTTAGTTTATTATTGATTCTTGTATTTGCTTTTAATTTTCTTGTCAAAGCGCAAGAAGATGAACAAACACTTAATGTTATTAATACTCAAATTAATAATATTAATGTTACTATTGAGTTTTATACTCCTGAAATAGTAAGAGTGTTAAAATCTCCCATAGGAAATGATTTTGAAAAGAAGAGCCATTCAGTAATTAAAACTCCAGAAAATCTTAATTTGAGTTTATTAGAAAATGTAAATGAAGTAATTATTTCTTCATTAAAATTAGCAGTTCATATAAATAAAAAAACAGGAAGCGTTTCTTTTGTTTCTTCAGATCAGAAACCATTACTTGTTGAGAAAGATTATGGCGTTCAGTTTACATCAATAAAAGATGTTGATGAGGATAGTTATGTAGTGCGTCAATCATATGTATTAGATAAAAATGAAGAAGTTTATGGTTTAGGGCAGTTTCAAGATGGAAACATGTCGCAAAGAAATCAAAAGTTACATCTTTTACAAGAAATTTTAATTACAGCTGTTCCTGTACTGCAATCTTCAAAAGGTTATGGCGTATTTTGGGATAATTATTCACCAACAGATTTTTCAGATAGTGTTTTCGAAACATCTTTTGAGTCTAGAGTAGGAGATTGTGTAGATTATTATTTTATGTATGGAGGTAATGCAGATGGCGTTGTAAAGCATATTAGAGATTTAACAGGACAAGCTCCTATGTTTCCTTATTGGACTTATGGCTATTGGCAAAGTAAAGAAAGATATGTAAGTCAAGACGAAGCGGTAGGGGTTGTAAAAAAGTATCGTGAATTAGGAGTTCCTATTGATGGACTTATTCAAGATTGGCAATATTGGGGCGATAATTACCATTGGAATGGGATGGAGTTTTTAAATCCAGAATTTCCAAACCCTAAGAAAATGATTGATGAGCTTCACAATTTAAATGCACATGTTATCTTTTCTATTTGGTCTTCTTTCGGTCCTGAAACAAAGCCTTTTAAAGAATTGAATGAAAAAGGGTTGTTATTTGATTTTAAAACATGGCCTTTAACAGATAAAAATACATGGCCGCAACCAAAAGATGCTAAAAGTTCTGGTGTAAAAGTTTATGATGCATATAATCCAAATGCTCGAGATATTTATTGGAAATACTTAAATAAAGGTATTTTTAGTTTAGGAAATGATGGTTGGTGGATGGATTCTACAGAACCTGATCATTTTGAGAGAGAAGATAAAGATTATGATGAACAAACCTATTTAGGATCGCTTAGAAAATACAGAAACTTATATCCTTTAAAAACAGTTGGAGGGGTTTATGACCATCAACGAGCAACTAGTGAAGATAAGCGTGTATTTATACTAACCCGTTCTGCTTTTGCAGGTCAACAACGCTACGGTGCCAACTCATGGTCTGGTGATGTAACAGCCAGTTGGCCTCTCTTTAAAAATCAGATTGCTGCAGGATTGAATTTTTCTTTAACTGGAATCCCATATTGGAATACCGATATTGGTGGCTTTTTCTTATCGCATTATCCAGAGAGAAATAATAATGAAGCTTATAAAGAATTGTATGTGCGTTGGTTGCAATATGGAACTTTTTGTCCTATGATGCGTTCTCATGGTACTGATGGTCCTCGTGAAATTTACCAATTTGGAGACAAAGGAACATGGGCTTATGATGCTATTGAAAAGTTTATCAATTTAAGATATAGGTTATTACCTTATATTTATTCTACATCATGGGATGTAACAGCAAATTCATCAAGTATGATTCGTGCATTAGTCATGGATTTTGCTGATGATAAGAATGCTTTGGATATTAATGATGAATATATGTTCGGGAAATCATTATTAGTTTGTCCTGTAACAGACCCAATGTATGTTGAGGTAGAGAAAAAAGGAAGTCATTATATTGGTGTTACAGAAGATTTTAGTGTTATAAAATCAAGAGCGGTTTATTTGCCAGAAAATACAAAATGGATAGATTTTTGGACAGGAAAAACATATGATGGAGGTCAAACCATTCAAGCTAAAGCAGCTATTGATGTTATGCCTTTATATGTGAAAGTTGGTTCAGTTTTACCAATGGGACCTTTCGTTCAATATGCTAATGAAAAAAATAGTACTCCTATAGAAATCCGTATTTATCCAGGAGCTGATGGTGAATTTACATTGTATGATGATGAAAAAGATAATTATAATTATGAAAAAGGATTATTTTCTACCATTAAGTTTAGTTGGAATGATGAAACCAAATCTTTAACAATAGGAAAAAGAGAAGGAGCTTTTCCTAAGAT
- a CDS encoding mechanosensitive ion channel: MEKAAEWKNIAMESLNVMWIEVTKVFPSIIGAIIVLIFGWLITKIIVRIVKKVLKLANANKIDDKLNDIEIIEGKKLNFDTVKIVSNFVKWIMYIILIIMVSDILNLTMISEQISYLLGYLPQLFAAIVIFTIGLVLASVIKKGLKSFFDSMDLSGAKIISQVVFFIILIFTSITALNQAGVDTDIITSNITMILAAFLLAFALAFGFGAQKIVSDLLKTFYARKTYEIGQNIEFNNVKGEVESIDGTSVTLKMVEGKLVVPIKDIVESQVRIQD; this comes from the coding sequence ATGGAAAAAGCAGCAGAGTGGAAAAATATTGCCATGGAATCTTTAAATGTCATGTGGATAGAGGTAACAAAGGTGTTTCCTAGTATAATAGGCGCCATTATTGTCTTGATTTTCGGGTGGTTGATTACAAAAATAATAGTTCGCATTGTTAAAAAGGTTTTAAAGCTAGCTAATGCCAATAAAATAGATGATAAATTAAATGATATAGAAATAATTGAAGGTAAAAAATTGAATTTTGATACCGTTAAAATTGTTTCAAACTTTGTAAAATGGATCATGTATATTATACTGATAATTATGGTGTCAGATATATTAAATTTAACCATGATTTCGGAACAAATAAGTTATCTCCTGGGGTATTTACCACAATTATTTGCAGCCATAGTAATCTTTACTATCGGATTAGTTTTAGCAAGCGTTATTAAAAAAGGTCTAAAATCTTTTTTTGATTCTATGGATTTATCAGGAGCAAAAATTATAAGTCAGGTGGTGTTTTTTATTATCTTAATTTTTACATCTATAACCGCACTAAATCAAGCAGGCGTTGATACTGATATTATTACGAGTAATATTACCATGATATTGGCTGCCTTTTTATTAGCCTTTGCTTTGGCTTTTGGTTTTGGAGCGCAAAAAATAGTGAGCGATTTATTAAAAACATTTTATGCGAGAAAAACATATGAGATAGGACAAAATATAGAATTTAATAACGTTAAAGGTGAGGTAGAATCTATTGATGGTACATCGGTAACTTTAAAAATGGTAGAAGGTAAATTAGTAGTACCTATTAAAGATATTGTAGAGAGTCAAGTAAGAATTCAAGATTAA
- a CDS encoding sigma-70 family RNA polymerase sigma factor, protein MRTLENINELSDEELVDGIVKNNDTLLFEILYDRYAMLVYNKCYGFANNEDEAKDLTQDVFLKLFIKLASFKGKSKFSTWLYSFTYNHCVNYVTRNTAKKFEKQSVDYTDIENLSDDEDDTGFLSMKVDKLKVALELISPEEKMILLLKYQDSLSIKEIESVLGIGESAVKMRIKRAKDKLQTVYANNL, encoded by the coding sequence TTGAGGACCCTAGAAAATATTAATGAATTATCAGACGAAGAACTGGTAGATGGTATTGTAAAAAATAATGACACATTACTTTTTGAGATTTTGTATGACAGGTATGCTATGCTAGTATATAACAAGTGTTATGGGTTTGCAAATAATGAGGATGAAGCTAAAGATTTAACGCAAGATGTGTTTTTAAAACTCTTTATAAAGTTAGCTAGTTTTAAAGGGAAGTCTAAATTTTCAACATGGTTATATTCATTTACATATAATCATTGCGTAAATTATGTAACTAGAAATACGGCTAAAAAGTTTGAAAAACAATCAGTGGATTATACTGATATTGAAAATCTTTCAGATGATGAAGATGATACGGGGTTTTTAAGTATGAAGGTTGATAAATTGAAGGTAGCTTTAGAGCTAATTTCTCCAGAGGAGAAAATGATTTTATTATTAAAATACCAAGATTCTCTTTCTATAAAAGAGATTGAAAGTGTTTTAGGAATAGGAGAAAGTGCGGTTAAAATGAGAATTAAACGTGCTAAAGACAAATTACAAACTGTATACGCTAATAACCTTTAA